The following are from one region of the Siniperca chuatsi isolate FFG_IHB_CAS linkage group LG21, ASM2008510v1, whole genome shotgun sequence genome:
- the rpl23 gene encoding 60S ribosomal protein L23, with amino-acid sequence MSKRGRGGSSGAKFRISLGLPVGAVINCADNTGAKNLYIISVKGIKGRLNRLPAAGVGDMVMATVKKGKPELRKKVHPAVVIRQRKSYRRKDGVFLYFEDNAGVIVNNKGEMKGSAITGPVAKECADLWPRIASNAGSIA; translated from the exons ATGTCCAAGAGAG GACGTGGAGGTTCATCTGGAGCCAAGTTCCGCATCTCGCTGGGTCTCCCAGTGGGAGCGGTCATCAACTGCGCTGACAACACAG GTGCCAAGAACCTGTACATCATCTCTGTGAAGGGCATCAAGGGGCGTCTCAACCGTCTGCCTGCTGCAGGAGTGGGTGACATGGTCATGGCCACAGTCAAAAAAGGCAAGCCAGAGCTCCGGAAGAAGG TGCATCCTGCGGTGGTGATACGGCAGCGGAAGTCGTATCGGCGAAAAGATGGCGTGTTTCTGTACTTTGAAGACAACGCGGGTGTTATAGTAAACAACAAAGGAGAAATGAAAG gttcAGCCATCACAGGCCCAGTGGCCAAAGAGTGCGCTGACCTTTGGCCCAGGATTGCCTCCAACGCTGGCAGCATAGCCTGA